One genomic region from Streptomyces venezuelae encodes:
- a CDS encoding ATP-binding protein produces METHGGVPTRSPSYEGVWRFTAPAVDVSVPQARHAVRDLLVRQGVPVHEEIMDGLLLIVSELVTNAVRHAALLSPEIAVEVAIGPEWIRVSVEDNHPYRPKALEADYGQTGGRGLLLVREVAQEAGGACDVEHTASGGKIIWAALPLAPMAPGPGGAPHMPMVTSPRTDPSAP; encoded by the coding sequence GTCACCGTCCTACGAAGGAGTCTGGCGCTTCACCGCACCCGCGGTCGACGTCTCCGTCCCGCAGGCCCGGCACGCCGTACGCGACTTGTTGGTCCGCCAGGGAGTCCCCGTCCATGAGGAGATCATGGACGGCCTGCTGCTGATCGTCTCCGAGCTGGTCACCAACGCCGTGCGGCACGCGGCGCTGCTGTCGCCGGAGATAGCGGTGGAGGTCGCGATCGGCCCCGAGTGGATCAGGGTGTCCGTCGAGGACAACCACCCGTACCGCCCCAAGGCGCTGGAGGCGGACTACGGGCAGACCGGGGGACGCGGACTGCTCCTGGTCCGGGAGGTCGCCCAGGAGGCCGGCGGAGCCTGCGACGTGGAGCACACGGCGAGCGGCGGCAAGATCATCTGGGCGGCGCTGCCCCTGGCCCCGATGGCACCGGGGCCGGGGGGCGCACCGCACATGCCGATGGTCACCAGCCCCCGGACGGACCCGTCAGCTCCCTGA
- a CDS encoding iron-containing alcohol dehydrogenase family protein, protein MPVLTRLIPSPVVVDIRRGALDDLSALLADQRISSNGKIAVAISGGSGLKLRDRFASELPGADWYPVSGGTIDEAVKLADAMRGKRYDAVVALGGGKIIDVTKYAAARVGLPLVAIATNLSHDGICSPISTLDNDNGRGSYGVPTPIALVIDLDVIRDAPIRFVRSGIGDAISNISALADWELSHEVNGEPVDGLAAAMARSAGEAVLRHPGGVGDDDFLVTLSEGLVMSGIAMSISGDSRPSSGACHEISHAFDLLFPTRAASHGEQCGLGAAFAMHLRGAHEGSAQMVETLRRHGLPVLPEEMGFTVDEFVQAVSFAPQTRPGRFTILEHLDLSDDEIRDAYADYAKAIGS, encoded by the coding sequence GTGCCAGTACTGACCCGGCTGATCCCGTCGCCGGTCGTCGTCGACATCCGCCGAGGAGCGCTGGACGACCTGTCCGCGCTCCTGGCGGACCAGCGGATCTCCAGCAACGGCAAGATCGCCGTGGCCATCAGCGGTGGCTCGGGCCTGAAGCTGCGTGACCGGTTCGCGTCCGAACTGCCGGGCGCGGACTGGTACCCGGTCTCCGGCGGCACCATCGACGAGGCCGTGAAGCTCGCCGACGCCATGCGCGGCAAGCGGTACGACGCCGTGGTCGCCCTCGGCGGCGGCAAGATCATCGACGTGACCAAGTACGCGGCGGCCCGTGTCGGCCTGCCGCTGGTGGCCATCGCCACCAACCTGTCGCACGACGGGATCTGCTCCCCGATCTCGACCCTGGACAACGACAACGGCCGGGGTTCGTACGGTGTGCCCACCCCGATCGCCCTCGTCATCGACCTGGACGTGATCAGGGACGCGCCGATCCGCTTCGTGCGCTCCGGCATCGGCGACGCGATCTCCAACATCTCCGCCCTCGCCGACTGGGAGCTGTCCCACGAGGTGAACGGGGAGCCCGTCGACGGCCTCGCGGCCGCGATGGCCCGCAGCGCCGGCGAGGCCGTGCTCCGCCACCCCGGCGGGGTCGGCGACGACGACTTCCTCGTCACGCTCTCCGAGGGCCTGGTGATGTCCGGCATCGCCATGTCGATCAGCGGGGACAGCCGTCCCTCCTCGGGCGCATGCCACGAGATCAGCCACGCCTTCGACCTGCTCTTCCCGACACGGGCCGCGAGCCACGGCGAGCAGTGCGGTCTCGGCGCGGCCTTCGCCATGCACCTGCGCGGCGCCCACGAGGGCTCCGCCCAGATGGTCGAGACCCTGCGCCGGCACGGGCTGCCCGTGCTGCCGGAGGAGATGGGCTTCACCGTGGACGAGTTCGTCCAGGCGGTGTCCTTCGCCCCGCAGACCCGGCCGGGCCGCTTCACCATCCTGGAACACCTCGACCTGTCCGACGACGAGATCAGGGACGCGTACGCCGACTATGCAAAAGCCATCGGTAGCTGA
- a CDS encoding cation diffusion facilitator family transporter, which translates to MGAGHDHGHSHGGAPPTGTAGAAYKNRLRIALGITLSVMVIEIIGGVVADSLALIADAAHMATDAVGLAMALLAIHFANRPPSGNRTFGFARAEILAALANCLLLLVVGGYVLYEAIQRFVEPAETKGGLAIAFAVVGLAANMISLSLLARGQKDSLNVRGAYLEVLADALGSVTVIVAAGIILATGWQYADPIASIVIGLMIVPRTIKLLRETLDVLLEAAPKGVDMAEVRAHILALPGVEDVHDLHAWTITSGMPVLSAHVVVDQGALDSVGHEKMLHDLQGCLGSHFDVEHCTFQLEPAGHAQHEAKLCL; encoded by the coding sequence ATGGGGGCTGGACACGACCACGGACACAGCCACGGCGGAGCCCCTCCCACGGGCACCGCGGGGGCCGCGTACAAGAACCGGCTGCGGATCGCGCTCGGCATCACGCTCTCCGTGATGGTGATCGAGATCATCGGCGGTGTGGTCGCCGACTCGCTCGCGCTGATCGCCGACGCGGCCCACATGGCGACGGACGCCGTCGGCCTCGCGATGGCGCTGCTCGCGATCCACTTCGCCAACCGGCCGCCCAGCGGGAACCGGACCTTCGGTTTCGCCCGGGCCGAGATCCTGGCGGCGCTGGCCAACTGTCTGCTGCTGCTCGTCGTCGGCGGTTACGTGCTGTACGAGGCGATCCAGCGGTTCGTGGAGCCGGCCGAGACCAAGGGCGGGCTGGCGATCGCCTTCGCCGTGGTCGGCCTCGCGGCGAACATGATCTCCCTCTCGCTGCTCGCTCGCGGCCAGAAGGACAGCCTCAACGTGCGCGGGGCGTATCTGGAGGTGCTCGCGGACGCGCTCGGCTCGGTGACGGTGATCGTCGCGGCCGGCATCATCCTGGCCACGGGCTGGCAGTACGCCGACCCGATCGCCTCGATCGTGATCGGTCTGATGATCGTGCCCCGCACGATCAAGCTGCTGCGCGAGACGCTGGACGTGCTCCTGGAGGCGGCGCCGAAGGGCGTCGACATGGCGGAGGTACGGGCCCACATCCTGGCGCTGCCGGGCGTCGAGGACGTCCACGACCTGCACGCCTGGACGATCACCTCGGGCATGCCGGTGCTCTCCGCCCACGTGGTCGTGGACCAGGGCGCGCTGGACTCGGTCGGGCACGAGAAGATGCTGCACGACCTCCAGGGGTGCCTGGGCTCCCACTTCGACGTGGAGCACTGCACCTTCCAGCTGGAGCCGGCCGGCCACGCGCAGCACGAGGCGAAGCTCTGCCTCTGA
- a CDS encoding sugar phosphate nucleotidyltransferase, translating to MIGLVLAAGAGRRLRPYTDTLPKALVPVDGDTTILDGTLKNFAEIGLTEVAIVVGYRKEAVYDRKEALEAKYGLKITLVDNDKAEEWNNAYSLWCAREVLKRGVILANGDTVHPVSVEKTLLAARGKGQKIILALDTVKKLADEEMKVIVEEGKGVQRITKLMDPATATGEYIGVTLIEAEAAEELADALKATFERDPDLYYEDGYQELVNRGFTVDVEPIGDVKWVEIDNHDDLAKGREIACQY from the coding sequence ATGATCGGCCTCGTACTGGCAGCCGGTGCCGGACGGCGTCTGCGCCCCTACACCGACACCCTTCCGAAGGCCCTCGTGCCGGTCGACGGTGACACCACCATCCTCGACGGGACGCTGAAGAACTTCGCCGAGATCGGCCTCACCGAGGTCGCGATCGTCGTCGGCTACCGCAAGGAGGCCGTCTACGACCGCAAGGAGGCCCTGGAGGCCAAGTACGGCCTCAAGATCACCCTCGTCGACAACGACAAGGCCGAGGAGTGGAACAACGCCTACTCCCTGTGGTGCGCCCGTGAGGTCCTCAAGCGCGGTGTGATCCTCGCCAACGGCGACACCGTCCACCCGGTCTCCGTCGAGAAGACCCTCCTCGCCGCCCGCGGCAAGGGCCAGAAGATCATCCTCGCCCTCGACACGGTGAAGAAGCTCGCCGACGAGGAGATGAAGGTCATCGTCGAGGAGGGCAAGGGCGTCCAGCGCATCACCAAGCTCATGGACCCGGCCACCGCCACCGGCGAGTACATCGGTGTCACCCTCATCGAGGCCGAGGCGGCCGAGGAGCTCGCCGACGCCCTCAAGGCCACCTTCGAGCGCGACCCCGACCTCTACTACGAGGACGGCTACCAGGAGCTCGTCAACCGCGGCTTCACCGTCGACGTCGAGCCCATCGGTGACGTCAAGTGGGTCGAGATCGACAACCACGACGACCTCGCGAAGGGCCGTGAGATCGCGTGCCAGTACTGA
- a CDS encoding bifunctional class I SAM-dependent methyltransferase/N-acetyltransferase, giving the protein MSDNALHDAFFALHHGLPRQGPGSDSTTRRLLALAGSLPERPRVLDLGCGPGRSALLLAAEANAEVTAVDTHEPFLAELRETAAARGLVDSIHALRADMGALPFPDGSFDLVWAESSVFVLGFDRALAEWRRLLAPGGTLVLTECVWTTEDPGPAARAFWDEHYTLRTVAGNAAAAVAAGYHVLGTVPQPESDWDEYYVPLAAHADAADTTVPGMAEAVGGARAEIALRREHGSDYGYAGFVLKPADPRWRLREETAEDAPTVRRIVSTAFGSVDAPSETEADLVDSLRRDADAWLPGLSYVALAPDGTIAAHALITRCRVGGAPAAALAPVSVAPPYQRTGAGQAVVRAVLDAARLRGESLVLVLGHPGYYPRFGFVRASEYGIKPGFEVPDEAMMALVLDGSVPVPSGTLVYPAAFGV; this is encoded by the coding sequence TTGTCCGACAACGCATTGCACGACGCCTTCTTCGCCCTGCACCACGGTCTTCCGCGGCAGGGCCCGGGCTCCGACTCCACCACCCGTCGGCTCCTCGCACTCGCGGGGTCGCTTCCGGAGCGTCCGCGCGTGCTCGACCTGGGCTGTGGCCCGGGTCGCTCCGCGCTGCTCCTGGCCGCCGAGGCGAACGCCGAGGTGACCGCCGTCGACACCCACGAGCCGTTCCTCGCCGAACTGCGGGAGACCGCGGCGGCCCGCGGGCTCGTCGACTCGATCCACGCCCTGCGCGCCGACATGGGCGCGCTGCCGTTCCCCGACGGCTCCTTCGACCTGGTCTGGGCCGAGAGCTCGGTCTTCGTCCTCGGCTTCGACCGGGCGCTCGCCGAGTGGCGCAGGCTGCTGGCCCCCGGGGGCACTCTGGTCCTCACCGAGTGCGTCTGGACCACCGAGGACCCGGGCCCTGCGGCCCGCGCCTTCTGGGATGAGCACTACACGCTCCGTACCGTCGCCGGGAACGCGGCGGCGGCGGTCGCGGCCGGCTACCACGTCCTGGGGACCGTCCCGCAGCCGGAGAGCGACTGGGACGAGTACTACGTCCCGCTCGCGGCGCACGCCGACGCGGCCGACACCACCGTGCCGGGCATGGCGGAGGCCGTGGGCGGGGCGCGCGCCGAGATCGCGCTCCGGCGCGAGCACGGCTCCGACTACGGCTACGCCGGCTTCGTCCTGAAGCCGGCCGATCCGCGCTGGCGCCTCCGCGAGGAGACCGCCGAGGACGCCCCGACGGTGCGGCGGATCGTCTCGACGGCCTTCGGGTCGGTGGACGCCCCGTCGGAGACGGAGGCCGATCTGGTCGACAGCCTCCGGCGGGACGCCGACGCCTGGCTGCCCGGTCTGTCGTACGTGGCCCTGGCCCCGGACGGCACGATCGCGGCGCATGCCCTGATCACCCGCTGCCGGGTGGGCGGCGCCCCCGCGGCGGCGCTCGCGCCGGTCTCGGTGGCTCCGCCGTACCAGCGGACGGGGGCCGGGCAGGCCGTCGTCCGGGCGGTGCTCGACGCGGCCCGGCTCCGGGGAGAGTCCCTCGTCCTCGTCCTGGGGCACCCGGGGTACTACCCGCGGTTCGGGTTCGTACGGGCGTCCGAGTATGGAATCAAGCCAGGTTTCGAGGTTCCGGACGAGGCCATGATGGCGCTCGTCCTGGACGGTTCCGTGCCGGTCCCCTCGGGCACCCTCGTCTATCCGGCGGCTTTCGGGGTCTGA
- a CDS encoding CDP-alcohol phosphatidyltransferase family protein: protein MQKPSVAELRPVVHPPGVKDRRSGEHWGGRLYMREISLRITRRLVATKVTPNQLTYLMTVFGVLAAPALLVPGITGAVLGVLMVQLYLLLDCVDGEVARWKQQFSLQGVWLDRVGAYLCDAAVLVGFGLRAADLWGSGRIDWLWAFLGTLAALGAILIKAETDLVGVARHQGGLPPVKESASEPRSSGMALARKAAAALKFHRLILGIEASLLILVLAIADQIRGDLFFSRLGVAVLCGIALLQTVLHLVSILVSSRLK from the coding sequence ATGCAAAAGCCATCGGTAGCTGAGCTCCGCCCGGTCGTCCACCCCCCGGGTGTGAAGGACCGGCGGAGCGGTGAGCACTGGGGTGGCCGCCTGTACATGCGGGAGATCTCGCTGCGGATCACCCGGCGGCTCGTGGCCACCAAGGTCACGCCCAACCAGCTGACCTACCTGATGACCGTCTTCGGCGTGCTCGCCGCCCCGGCACTCCTCGTGCCGGGCATCACGGGCGCCGTCCTCGGCGTCCTGATGGTCCAGCTCTACCTGCTGCTCGACTGCGTCGACGGCGAGGTGGCCCGCTGGAAGCAGCAGTTCTCGCTGCAGGGTGTCTGGCTGGACCGGGTCGGCGCGTACCTGTGCGACGCGGCGGTCCTCGTCGGCTTCGGCCTGCGCGCCGCCGACCTGTGGGGCTCGGGCCGCATCGACTGGCTGTGGGCCTTCCTCGGCACGCTGGCCGCCCTCGGCGCGATCCTGATCAAGGCGGAGACGGACCTCGTCGGCGTGGCCCGGCACCAGGGCGGACTCCCGCCGGTCAAGGAGTCGGCCTCCGAGCCGCGCTCCTCCGGCATGGCGCTGGCCCGCAAGGCCGCCGCCGCGCTCAAGTTCCACCGGCTGATCCTGGGGATCGAGGCCTCCCTCCTGATCCTGGTCCTCGCCATCGCGGACCAGATCCGGGGCGACCTCTTCTTCTCCCGGCTCGGTGTCGCCGTCCTCTGCGGCATCGCGCTGCTCCAGACCGTGCTGCACCTGGTGTCGATCCTGGTCTCCAGCAGGCTGAAGTGA
- a CDS encoding DUF5941 domain-containing protein: MSTAILTGPPAPGSSLDADLRSLGFDVRIATGTEETGTLLASVPAGERVALVDPRFVGHLHALRLALTDPRFPAEAVPGALTAQSEARPALSRALAAATAVTVPAGAAGTDGPAADLTGTLAEALDAEGVAVHRPQLGTLVATVPTDAEARREARAAVEAVDEEAVRLRSAVKAQDGFFTTFCISPYSRYIARWCARRGLTPNQVTTASLLTALIAAGCAATGERGGYVAAGVLLLVSFVLDCTDGQLARYSLQYSTLGAWLDATFDRAKEYAFYAGLALGAARNGDDVWALALGAMVLMTCRHVVDFAFYEATYDSTAGKSATAALSGRLDSVGWTVWVRRIIILPIGERWAMIAVLTAATSPRIVFWALLVGCAFAACYTTAGRVLRSVTRKAKRTDRAAQALADLADSGPAASLVARVLGRPAARGAGVVFAAVATGGLLFAVLDRPFGDRQTVIAAIGYAVLAGAAVARPLKGALDWLVPPLFRAAEYTTVLVLAARSDSAHALPAAFGLVAAVAYHHYDTVYRIRGGTGAPPAWLVRVTGGHEGRTLLVVALAALLADRGDDFTLALTALAVAVALVVLVESIRFWVSSGAPAVHDEGETA, translated from the coding sequence CTGTCGACCGCCATCCTCACCGGCCCGCCGGCACCCGGATCCTCGCTCGACGCTGATCTGCGGTCGCTCGGCTTCGACGTCCGGATCGCCACCGGCACCGAGGAGACCGGCACCCTGCTGGCATCCGTCCCGGCGGGCGAGCGCGTCGCGCTCGTCGACCCCCGGTTCGTCGGTCACCTCCACGCCCTGCGCCTCGCCCTCACCGACCCCCGGTTCCCGGCCGAGGCCGTGCCCGGCGCGCTCACCGCGCAGAGCGAGGCCCGCCCCGCGCTCAGCCGCGCCCTGGCCGCCGCGACGGCCGTGACCGTGCCCGCGGGAGCCGCCGGCACCGACGGTCCCGCCGCCGACCTGACCGGCACCCTCGCCGAGGCACTCGACGCCGAGGGCGTCGCGGTGCACCGCCCCCAGCTCGGCACCCTCGTCGCCACCGTGCCCACCGACGCCGAGGCCCGCCGCGAGGCGCGGGCCGCCGTCGAGGCCGTCGACGAGGAGGCCGTACGCCTCCGCTCGGCCGTCAAGGCCCAGGACGGCTTCTTCACCACTTTCTGCATCAGCCCGTACTCGCGCTACATCGCCCGCTGGTGCGCGCGCCGCGGCCTGACCCCCAACCAGGTCACCACCGCCTCGCTGCTCACCGCGCTGATCGCGGCCGGCTGCGCGGCGACCGGCGAGCGCGGCGGCTACGTCGCCGCCGGCGTCCTCCTCCTCGTCTCCTTCGTCCTCGACTGCACCGACGGGCAGCTCGCCCGCTACTCGCTGCAGTACTCGACGCTGGGCGCCTGGCTCGACGCGACCTTCGACCGCGCCAAGGAGTACGCCTTCTACGCGGGCCTCGCCCTCGGCGCCGCCCGCAACGGCGACGACGTCTGGGCGCTCGCGCTCGGCGCCATGGTCCTCATGACCTGCCGGCACGTCGTGGACTTCGCGTTCTACGAGGCCACCTACGACTCCACGGCGGGCAAGAGCGCCACCGCCGCACTCTCCGGCCGGCTCGACAGCGTCGGCTGGACCGTCTGGGTCCGCCGGATAATCATCCTGCCGATCGGTGAGCGCTGGGCGATGATCGCCGTCCTCACCGCCGCCACCAGCCCCCGGATCGTCTTCTGGGCGCTGCTCGTCGGCTGCGCGTTCGCCGCCTGCTACACCACCGCGGGCCGGGTCCTGCGCTCCGTGACCCGTAAGGCGAAGCGGACCGACCGGGCCGCGCAGGCGCTCGCCGACCTCGCCGACTCCGGCCCGGCGGCGAGCCTGGTGGCCCGCGTCCTCGGCCGCCCGGCCGCCCGGGGCGCCGGGGTCGTCTTCGCCGCCGTCGCGACCGGCGGGCTGCTCTTCGCCGTGCTCGACAGGCCGTTCGGCGACCGGCAGACCGTGATCGCCGCCATCGGCTACGCGGTCCTCGCCGGCGCGGCCGTCGCCCGCCCCCTCAAGGGCGCCCTCGACTGGCTCGTGCCCCCGCTCTTCCGCGCCGCCGAATACACCACCGTCCTGGTGCTCGCCGCCCGGTCCGACTCCGCGCACGCCCTTCCGGCGGCGTTCGGCCTGGTCGCGGCGGTCGCCTACCATCACTACGACACGGTCTACCGCATACGCGGTGGCACCGGCGCGCCGCCCGCGTGGCTGGTGCGCGTCACCGGCGGACACGAGGGGCGCACGCTCCTGGTGGTCGCTCTCGCCGCCCTCCTGGCGGACCGCGGTGACGACTTCACCCTGGCACTGACCGCGCTCGCGGTCGCCGTCGCGCTCGTGGTGCTCGTGGAGTCCATCCGTTTCTGGGTCTCCTCCGGAGCACCCGCCGTTCACGACGAAGGAGAAACAGCATGA
- the idi gene encoding isopentenyl-diphosphate Delta-isomerase, translating to MPTTPATVAQISPEITSNGVQPSGAPAPIMLELVDEDGTTIGTAEKLAAHQAPGQLHRAFSVFLFDESGRLLLQRRALGKYHSPGVWSNTCCGHPYPGEAPFAAAARRTFEELGVSPTLLAEAGTVRYNHPDPASGLVEQEFNHLFVGLVQAEPKPDPEEIEDTAFVTAAELAERHAAAPFSAWFMTVLDAARPAVRELTGPSGGW from the coding sequence ATGCCGACCACACCAGCCACAGTGGCTCAGATCTCGCCGGAGATCACGTCGAACGGCGTCCAGCCGTCCGGAGCCCCGGCGCCGATCATGCTCGAACTGGTCGACGAGGACGGGACGACCATCGGCACGGCGGAGAAGCTCGCCGCCCACCAGGCACCGGGCCAGCTGCACCGCGCCTTCTCGGTCTTCCTCTTCGACGAGTCCGGCCGGCTGCTGCTCCAGCGCCGGGCGCTCGGCAAGTACCACTCCCCCGGCGTCTGGTCGAACACCTGCTGCGGCCACCCCTACCCGGGCGAGGCGCCGTTCGCCGCGGCCGCCCGGCGGACCTTCGAGGAGCTCGGCGTCTCGCCGACGCTGCTCGCCGAGGCGGGCACCGTCCGCTACAACCACCCGGACCCGGCCTCGGGCCTGGTGGAGCAGGAGTTCAACCACCTCTTCGTCGGCCTGGTGCAGGCCGAGCCGAAGCCGGACCCGGAGGAGATCGAGGACACCGCCTTCGTGACCGCAGCGGAGCTGGCCGAGCGGCACGCCGCCGCGCCGTTCTCCGCCTGGTTCATGACGGTGCTCGACGCGGCGCGTCCGGCCGTCAGGGAGCTGACGGGTCCGTCCGGGGGCTGGTGA